One Olsenella sp. oral taxon 807 DNA segment encodes these proteins:
- a CDS encoding HAD family hydrolase, translated as MIGLFASDLDGTLLGATHRVGRQVLSAVRVACDSDRHFAVATGRTLRSTDDLGFSKLPIEAICANGAIVLGRDSEVMYHVPLDADFVGELLESFPQVSFECISLDHTYLRISKEQWEEGWRRRMGLLARVAMRGMRMREGECVFDQTDARILSHEIVKVNCRVSDDPALTQGVLDFVAAHADRAINAPFSVRLFEITDPRATKGDAVAWLARQLGLSEGEVAVYGDGGNDLTMLSRFEHSYAPSGAIADAKRAAAKVIGSNLLYAVPRHIRSTVRRERRASRA; from the coding sequence ATGATCGGCCTTTTCGCAAGTGACCTCGACGGTACGCTCCTCGGTGCGACCCATCGCGTGGGCAGGCAGGTCCTCTCTGCGGTCAGGGTCGCCTGCGACTCCGACAGGCATTTTGCCGTGGCGACGGGACGAACCCTTCGCTCAACCGATGACCTCGGTTTCTCGAAGCTGCCCATCGAGGCAATATGTGCCAACGGTGCCATCGTCTTAGGGCGTGACAGCGAGGTCATGTACCATGTGCCCCTCGATGCGGACTTCGTGGGGGAGCTTTTGGAGAGCTTTCCCCAGGTCTCCTTCGAGTGCATATCGCTTGACCATACCTATCTACGCATCTCGAAGGAGCAGTGGGAGGAGGGCTGGCGGCGCAGGATGGGCCTGCTTGCGCGTGTCGCGATGCGTGGCATGAGGATGCGGGAGGGGGAGTGCGTCTTCGACCAGACGGACGCACGCATTCTCAGCCACGAGATCGTGAAGGTGAACTGCCGCGTCAGTGACGACCCAGCGCTCACACAAGGTGTCCTCGACTTCGTGGCGGCCCATGCCGACAGGGCCATCAACGCGCCGTTCAGCGTTCGCCTGTTCGAGATAACCGACCCCCGAGCGACCAAGGGCGATGCCGTCGCGTGGCTGGCCAGGCAGCTTGGACTTTCCGAGGGTGAGGTCGCCGTCTATGGGGATGGCGGCAACGACCTCACGATGCTCTCGCGCTTCGAGCACTCGTACGCGCCCTCGGGGGCGATTGCCGATGCCAAGCGGGCTGCGGCGAAGGTCATCGGATCGAACCTTCTCTATGCCGTGCCGCGCCACATTCGCTCGACTGTAAGGCGAGAGAGGCGCGCCAGCAGGGCATAG
- the proC gene encoding pyrroline-5-carboxylate reductase, which produces MPALRDKTIAIVGGGTMGSAIALGLVRTGSLEPQRVLVADPCQDRRDHLASEGIQVFDAASSMGATSPDVVIIAVKPQVLPDVVKKASDLLGGRLVISIAAGVKLQALESLMPTSRIIRAMPNLPIWAVSGATAVCAGSAVTREDVGLASALFGCLGCTLVMREDQLDAEGAVVSCGPAYIALFADLLVRAGVEHGLPAAGCREMVLSTMRGVAGQLLESGEHPRAYMERVTSPGGTTAAGLRAMEPSLMLAVEEGIDAALARTAELGQAKGE; this is translated from the coding sequence ATGCCGGCTCTGCGTGACAAGACAATCGCCATTGTGGGCGGCGGCACCATGGGCTCTGCCATAGCCTTGGGACTTGTACGTACGGGTTCACTCGAGCCACAGCGTGTGCTCGTCGCCGATCCCTGTCAAGACAGGCGCGACCATCTCGCCTCTGAGGGCATCCAGGTGTTTGACGCTGCCTCCTCGATGGGGGCAACGTCTCCCGATGTCGTTATCATCGCGGTCAAGCCGCAGGTTCTTCCCGACGTCGTGAAAAAAGCCAGCGATCTTCTGGGGGGGAGGCTCGTGATCTCGATCGCGGCAGGCGTCAAGCTCCAGGCACTCGAGTCCCTCATGCCCACATCGCGCATTATCCGTGCGATGCCTAACCTACCGATATGGGCCGTCTCTGGTGCCACGGCAGTCTGCGCCGGCTCTGCGGTGACTCGCGAGGACGTTGGGCTTGCGTCTGCCCTGTTCGGTTGTCTCGGCTGCACGCTTGTCATGCGGGAGGACCAGCTTGACGCCGAGGGCGCGGTCGTCTCCTGTGGGCCTGCCTACATTGCGCTCTTTGCGGATCTGCTTGTGAGGGCCGGCGTCGAGCACGGGCTTCCTGCCGCCGGTTGCCGCGAGATGGTCCTCTCCACGATGAGGGGGGTGGCAGGGCAGCTTCTGGAGTCGGGTGAGCATCCGAGGGCCTACATGGAGCGAGTGACGTCTCCGGGGGGGACGACTGCGGCCGGCCTCAGGGCGATGGAGCCGTCGTTGATGCTTGCCGTCGAGGAGGGCATCGACGCGGCTCTTGCGAGAACGGCCGAGCTCGGACAGGCGAAGGGGGAGTGA
- a CDS encoding YigZ family protein — MGQAEFLTLRKGAEVTGEVVDRRSRFIAQIAPVSSEAEAGSFIERVRSRHRDARHNVPAWLLSDGRERCSDDGEPQRSAGMPTLEVLRGAGLANVCCVVTRYFGGTLLGTGGLVRAYAAATQAAVAAARDAGDIVRMALVRRVTCVIPYGAYERVKRMVMDMQGRVKDSIFAKDVQMNCVFPSGSEGAFVEALRELSGGEELCIVGEPMFGEL, encoded by the coding sequence GTGGGTCAAGCTGAGTTTCTTACCCTTAGGAAGGGTGCTGAGGTCACGGGCGAGGTCGTGGATCGCCGCAGTCGCTTCATCGCCCAGATCGCCCCTGTGTCGAGCGAGGCCGAGGCGGGTTCTTTCATCGAGAGGGTTCGCTCCCGTCATCGCGATGCCCGCCATAACGTGCCCGCGTGGCTTCTCTCCGACGGGCGCGAGCGCTGCTCGGACGATGGCGAGCCACAACGCAGCGCTGGCATGCCGACGCTCGAGGTTCTGCGGGGTGCGGGGCTCGCCAATGTTTGCTGTGTGGTCACGCGCTACTTTGGCGGCACGCTCTTGGGGACGGGTGGGCTCGTGCGCGCCTATGCCGCAGCGACACAGGCGGCGGTGGCGGCGGCGCGGGACGCTGGCGACATCGTGCGCATGGCGCTCGTGCGTCGCGTGACCTGCGTCATCCCCTACGGGGCCTACGAGCGGGTCAAAAGGATGGTGATGGACATGCAGGGAAGAGTCAAGGACAGTATCTTTGCGAAGGATGTGCAGATGAACTGCGTCTTTCCAAGTGGGAGCGAGGGAGCCTTCGTCGAGGCCCTACGTGAGCTTTCTGGTGGGGAGGAGCTCTGCATCGTGGGTGAGCCCATGTTTGGGGAGCTTTGA
- a CDS encoding putative DNA modification/repair radical SAM protein, with translation MDTLDKLELLADAAKYDAACTSSGVGRRPRKGALGCTTAAGCCHSFTPDGRCITLLKVLMSNACSYDCAYCVSRASACCRRATFSPRELAELTVDFYRRNYVEGLFLSSGVMGTPDATTERMIECLRILREELRFNGYVHAKVIPGTSPELLDRLGRLADRLSSNLELPSSASLSRLCPNKSARSVLAPMGQIACTRAQEERSLPACTAPEQRRTLTLRQRRTAAQEGLSLRSNGNALLLGRPKSRVPATRRSFVPAGQSTQLIVGATPESDNHILQLSQSLYRRYDIRRVFFSAYMPIMEDERLPERDTPVPLRREHRLYQADWLMRYYAFSPDELATPEEPWLDLDLDPKLAWALKHMDRFPVEVMDAPLELLLRVPGVGPVGARRIIAARGHTRLSFSDLKRLNVTLKRARHFLTCSGIRDKDCPLDEGLIRQRMVSDVTTTRYNQRRREAEGQLSLF, from the coding sequence ATGGATACCTTGGACAAGCTCGAGCTTCTGGCCGATGCGGCCAAGTACGATGCGGCCTGCACTTCCTCCGGTGTCGGACGCAGACCACGCAAGGGTGCGCTCGGTTGCACTACCGCTGCAGGCTGCTGTCACAGCTTCACCCCCGACGGACGCTGCATCACCCTACTCAAGGTGCTCATGTCAAATGCCTGTAGCTACGACTGCGCCTACTGCGTGAGCCGTGCGTCGGCGTGCTGCAGACGGGCGACCTTCTCCCCACGCGAGCTGGCGGAGCTCACGGTGGACTTCTACAGGCGCAACTACGTCGAGGGGCTCTTCCTCTCATCGGGCGTCATGGGAACGCCCGATGCCACGACGGAGCGCATGATCGAATGCCTGCGGATACTGCGTGAGGAGCTTCGCTTCAATGGCTACGTGCACGCAAAGGTCATTCCCGGAACCTCACCCGAGCTCCTCGACCGCCTGGGCAGGCTCGCGGATCGTTTGAGTTCTAACCTGGAGCTCCCAAGCTCTGCCTCGCTCAGTCGCCTCTGCCCTAACAAGAGCGCACGATCCGTGCTTGCGCCCATGGGGCAGATCGCGTGCACGCGCGCGCAGGAGGAGCGGTCTCTGCCTGCCTGCACGGCACCTGAGCAGCGGCGTACGCTCACCTTGCGCCAGAGACGCACCGCCGCACAGGAGGGACTATCCCTTCGCTCGAACGGCAACGCCCTCCTCTTGGGCAGGCCCAAAAGCCGAGTGCCTGCCACCAGGCGCAGCTTTGTTCCTGCTGGCCAGTCAACGCAGCTCATCGTTGGTGCCACACCAGAGAGCGACAATCACATCCTGCAGCTTTCCCAGTCGCTGTACCGGCGCTATGACATCCGTCGCGTGTTCTTCTCGGCCTATATGCCCATCATGGAGGACGAGCGCCTGCCCGAGCGAGACACTCCCGTACCCCTCAGGCGGGAGCATCGCCTCTACCAGGCTGACTGGCTCATGCGCTACTACGCTTTTTCGCCAGACGAGCTCGCGACGCCAGAGGAGCCTTGGCTCGATCTTGACCTCGACCCAAAGCTCGCCTGGGCGCTCAAGCACATGGACCGCTTTCCCGTTGAGGTCATGGACGCCCCGCTCGAGCTTCTGCTGCGCGTTCCTGGCGTTGGACCCGTGGGGGCGAGGCGCATCATCGCCGCACGCGGGCACACGCGCCTCAGCTTTAGCGATCTCAAACGCCTCAACGTCACGCTCAAGCGGGCGAGGCACTTCCTCACCTGCTCGGGGATACGTGACAAGGACTGTCCCCTCGACGAGGGGCTCATACGTCAGAGGATGGTGAGCGATGTCACAACAACACGATACAATCAACGTCGTCGTGAGGCGGAAGGGCAGCTCTCACTCTTCTGA
- a CDS encoding TIGR03915 family putative DNA repair protein: protein MSQQHDTINVVVRRKGSSHSSEELTPSVLQVVDELIAALTQGGQAVLAAETTLEGVLAAVGVGYLAHAHPTRLRLAPQGQVQLQLGETCVVMPPTDDRGVVQLAARVHAAFARACGEACATRLALAAACDDPALPQVAHEYLRLGFSVRRQLYGRVADPRCARLNSLARRTLSECEKTRQFVRFSRLSDGSWASTFEPRANTLPLTAQHFARRMQAERFCIVDPIHHVAAFHHTGEATTSLLHLDDTLTRTLLMRQHDLANEEPLIRNLWRGFYRAMALPGRDASQRGYDLRTSWMPKRLWKNLTELVPELTSRGPEHHREA, encoded by the coding sequence ATGTCACAACAACACGATACAATCAACGTCGTCGTGAGGCGGAAGGGCAGCTCTCACTCTTCTGAAGAGCTGACGCCCTCCGTGCTGCAGGTCGTGGACGAGCTCATTGCCGCGCTCACCCAAGGTGGCCAAGCCGTGCTCGCGGCAGAGACCACGCTCGAGGGTGTGCTCGCAGCGGTGGGTGTGGGCTACCTCGCCCACGCACATCCCACCCGCCTGAGGCTCGCACCCCAAGGACAGGTTCAGCTGCAGCTCGGCGAGACGTGCGTTGTCATGCCCCCTACTGACGACCGAGGCGTCGTACAACTTGCCGCACGCGTCCATGCAGCCTTCGCTCGAGCCTGCGGCGAGGCCTGCGCCACACGGCTCGCGCTGGCTGCGGCATGCGACGACCCGGCCCTGCCACAGGTAGCACACGAGTACTTGCGTCTGGGCTTTTCCGTGAGACGTCAGCTGTACGGGAGAGTCGCCGATCCTCGCTGCGCTCGACTGAACAGCTTGGCTCGCCGCACACTGAGCGAGTGTGAAAAGACCCGGCAGTTTGTGCGCTTCTCACGACTCTCGGACGGGAGTTGGGCCTCCACGTTCGAGCCTCGGGCCAACACCCTCCCCCTTACGGCACAGCACTTTGCACGACGCATGCAGGCTGAGCGCTTCTGTATCGTGGACCCCATCCACCACGTGGCGGCATTCCATCACACGGGAGAAGCCACGACCAGCCTCCTTCACCTCGACGACACACTCACGCGGACCCTCCTTATGCGACAGCACGACCTCGCCAACGAGGAGCCACTCATCCGCAATCTATGGCGTGGCTTCTACAGGGCGATGGCACTCCCCGGCAGAGATGCGTCCCAACGCGGCTATGACCTGCGCACGAGCTGGATGCCCAAGCGCCTTTGGAAGAACCTCACAGAGCTGGTGCCCGAGCTCACCAGTCGTGGGCCCGAGCACCATCGAGAAGCCTAG
- a CDS encoding helix-turn-helix transcriptional regulator — protein MRARAAVPQLGCSIGAATLIFIPMLVSADPTLTAVLSHTASSAVACALVAVAGATYLAQRDVAPPAALAPALLVSFVASSLVYALRLDVTTSIAGDALGWVSRLVAWMSLAALGPLWVFPAGGGAEGLRASRLAFMEMVGLLVLFTLGVAAHVCMAGVVAEGMLDQSGRLGFAVAAFALVMSWRCLSRLLSHIRLAPGVPQDGAQGDAEAWGQARAIERLDGAERLTGRERSVLGLLSEGKAQVQVAVQLGISPSTVSTYRARALRKLGLPADCDLRHLGTKDAAPVVHPAVRVSRVAPLGGFLLPLACVLLGVLLEGLSLSQGWDAGHVGVRLALSWVVMLWLAVRLWVPKELSLDTMMGTRALAVASACCLGLLLGPTAATEQGVSLFGFLQFNLSTSNFLLLLLCCAVLLAVAHSLLSRGPSCDIPMGPQGEEACLHYLIGRGLNELQAKVTLELARGQSRRDIGQRLHVALGTVSSYSFGAYRRLGVHSRAELARLLSRDVGYKGDGRIA, from the coding sequence ATGAGGGCAAGAGCTGCAGTACCCCAGCTGGGTTGCTCCATAGGAGCGGCCACCCTCATCTTTATTCCCATGCTTGTGTCTGCGGATCCCACCCTTACAGCTGTGCTCTCCCATACCGCGTCTTCCGCTGTCGCATGCGCGCTGGTCGCCGTTGCGGGCGCAACGTATCTTGCGCAGCGAGATGTCGCGCCGCCCGCAGCCCTCGCGCCGGCTTTGCTGGTCTCGTTCGTCGCGTCCTCCCTCGTCTATGCGCTCAGGCTGGACGTGACCACATCGATCGCAGGCGATGCCTTGGGGTGGGTGTCGCGCCTGGTCGCATGGATGAGCCTCGCAGCACTCGGGCCGCTCTGGGTGTTTCCTGCAGGCGGCGGTGCCGAGGGCCTCAGGGCCTCCCGGCTGGCCTTCATGGAGATGGTGGGCCTGCTCGTCCTCTTCACGCTTGGGGTGGCCGCACATGTGTGCATGGCTGGGGTCGTGGCTGAGGGTATGCTTGATCAAAGTGGCCGTCTTGGCTTTGCGGTAGCCGCCTTTGCGTTGGTGATGTCCTGGCGGTGTCTCTCGAGGCTGCTCTCACACATACGCCTTGCCCCTGGTGTCCCTCAAGATGGCGCGCAGGGCGATGCCGAGGCGTGGGGCCAGGCCCGTGCAATCGAGAGGCTTGACGGGGCCGAGAGGCTGACGGGACGTGAGAGGTCGGTCCTTGGCCTGCTCTCAGAGGGCAAAGCTCAGGTACAGGTCGCAGTCCAGCTCGGCATTAGCCCCTCCACAGTCTCCACCTATCGTGCTCGGGCACTCAGGAAGCTTGGACTTCCTGCCGACTGCGATCTGCGCCACCTCGGGACAAAGGACGCGGCGCCCGTCGTGCATCCTGCCGTCCGTGTGTCCCGGGTGGCTCCTCTCGGGGGCTTTCTGCTTCCTTTGGCGTGCGTCCTTTTGGGGGTGCTCCTGGAGGGCCTGAGTCTCTCCCAGGGTTGGGACGCAGGCCATGTGGGGGTGCGCCTCGCCCTGTCGTGGGTAGTCATGCTTTGGCTGGCGGTTCGTCTTTGGGTACCTAAGGAGCTGAGCCTCGACACGATGATGGGAACAAGGGCTCTCGCTGTGGCGTCGGCCTGTTGCTTGGGGCTGCTGCTTGGTCCGACGGCAGCGACCGAGCAGGGCGTCTCTCTCTTCGGCTTCCTGCAATTCAACCTCAGCACAAGCAACTTCCTCTTACTGCTCCTCTGCTGCGCCGTCCTACTTGCTGTGGCACATTCGCTCTTGTCTAGGGGACCTTCCTGTGATATACCCATGGGTCCCCAGGGAGAGGAGGCCTGCCTGCACTACCTCATCGGCCGAGGGCTCAACGAGCTGCAGGCGAAGGTCACCTTGGAGCTTGCCCGGGGCCAGAGCCGAAGGGACATAGGCCAGAGGCTTCACGTGGCCTTGGGTACGGTGAGCTCATACAGTTTTGGTGCGTATCGCCGCCTCGGCGTCCACTCAAGAGCCGAGCTTGCCAGGCTCTTGTCCAGAGACGTCGGTTACAAGGGGGATGGGCGCATCGCGTAG
- a CDS encoding DivIVA domain-containing protein, whose translation MAITPADIESMTFSAAKKNGYNTEEVDAFLDQLSGEVDAMLQKIADLKSRLNSSEQQLAASQAQVAQLMEQNEGAGAFGFPATPIAAEPQDAGIIASERQISQVLIIAQQSADKLIADAQVNADTIRSEADQKAREVIRQALAEKQAEMDEIDRLKQSREDFRGEYKKLLQHFMDDADSVFPEQTLNAPNGSSSSVNPVITPTPSLPRNSTGQPSSGIVDQEATTYSPMTDTNFNDLD comes from the coding sequence ATGGCTATCACCCCAGCAGACATCGAATCAATGACATTCTCTGCGGCTAAGAAGAATGGCTACAACACCGAGGAGGTTGACGCCTTTCTTGATCAGCTTTCAGGCGAGGTTGATGCCATGCTTCAGAAGATTGCTGACCTCAAGAGTCGCCTCAACAGCTCCGAGCAGCAGCTGGCGGCCTCTCAGGCACAGGTCGCGCAGCTTATGGAGCAAAACGAAGGCGCCGGAGCGTTCGGGTTCCCAGCCACTCCGATAGCGGCTGAGCCCCAAGACGCCGGCATCATCGCCTCCGAGCGCCAGATCTCGCAAGTGCTCATCATCGCGCAGCAAAGTGCCGACAAGCTCATCGCGGACGCCCAGGTCAATGCCGATACCATCCGCAGCGAGGCTGACCAGAAGGCCCGGGAGGTCATCCGTCAGGCGCTTGCCGAGAAGCAGGCCGAGATGGACGAGATCGACCGCCTCAAGCAGTCTCGCGAGGACTTCCGCGGCGAGTACAAGAAGCTCCTGCAGCACTTCATGGACGATGCGGACTCCGTCTTCCCCGAGCAGACACTGAATGCTCCAAACGGCTCCTCGTCATCTGTCAACCCGGTGATCACACCCACGCCTTCGCTGCCGAGGAACTCCACGGGCCAGCCGTCATCTGGCATCGTTGATCAGGAGGCCACAACCTATTCTCCCATGACAGACACCAACTTCAACGACTTGGACTAG
- a CDS encoding transposase has protein sequence MPFIKVQKLVRDESGAIRSGSAAVVDTSYVRGAKYHSAQAVRERLGKVVWLADDRRSGVFASPTRGLVEYDADADGFAPVAKGDERLANTGAFPEPPRHLELGPEHLLLSFLGADGVAGCLREALPDDRSYQRALAHVTHGVVRDGSRETCDNMVARSFAALALPGVPPASLRSDTAFFSAMGADGAKVAFFRAFARLMRRTKPGFGRACYVDSTPLPNDAVDNPLNALCSHGLRGAAVQMRLALVLDETTGLPVWYEVVPGNVLDLSTIKTVMGDVLATLGIEVVTAVLDAGYASRELLEAFSEGERDVLVRMPARRGYPYRELWRGVRSLIGKGKYAITRSGHLYFARRRDVEVQGVRLHCYVYVDQTNATPRFARWLDKNQERFDGMSLAEKDWETVRQGYFVLMSTKVATPREILDEYFCRTEIEGVFKTSKDYLGLLPLRKWSDLTVRGKILADIIGTIVVLRMRKALAGADVSLTEVWGKARSLSCYTNADGRVVVETPSRQVREYYKALGVKVPSSIDVREFDRDVLGLEL, from the coding sequence ATGCCGTTCATAAAGGTGCAGAAGCTGGTCAGGGACGAGTCCGGCGCAATCAGGAGCGGGTCCGCCGCCGTGGTCGACACGTCGTACGTGCGCGGCGCCAAGTACCACTCGGCGCAGGCGGTGCGCGAGAGGCTGGGCAAGGTCGTCTGGCTCGCGGACGACAGGCGCTCGGGCGTGTTCGCGTCACCGACGCGCGGCCTGGTGGAGTACGACGCGGACGCCGACGGATTCGCGCCGGTGGCCAAGGGCGACGAGCGGCTGGCGAACACGGGCGCGTTCCCCGAGCCGCCGCGGCACCTGGAGCTCGGCCCCGAGCACCTGCTGCTGTCGTTCCTGGGCGCCGATGGGGTCGCGGGGTGCCTCAGGGAGGCGCTCCCCGACGACCGGTCCTACCAGCGCGCCCTCGCCCACGTCACGCACGGCGTGGTGCGGGACGGGAGCCGCGAGACCTGCGACAACATGGTGGCCAGGTCCTTCGCGGCTCTGGCGCTGCCGGGCGTGCCGCCCGCGTCGCTGAGATCGGACACGGCGTTCTTCTCGGCGATGGGCGCCGACGGGGCGAAGGTCGCGTTCTTCAGGGCGTTCGCCAGGCTCATGAGGAGGACGAAGCCCGGCTTCGGCCGCGCATGCTACGTGGACTCCACCCCGCTCCCGAACGACGCGGTCGACAACCCGCTCAACGCCCTCTGCAGCCACGGGCTGAGGGGCGCGGCGGTCCAGATGCGCCTCGCGCTCGTGCTCGACGAGACGACGGGGCTGCCCGTCTGGTACGAGGTCGTGCCCGGCAACGTACTTGACCTCTCGACCATAAAGACCGTGATGGGCGACGTCCTCGCCACGCTCGGCATCGAGGTCGTAACCGCGGTCCTCGACGCGGGCTACGCGTCGCGCGAGCTGCTCGAGGCCTTCTCCGAGGGCGAGAGGGACGTGCTGGTCAGGATGCCGGCGAGGAGGGGGTACCCGTACCGCGAGCTCTGGCGGGGCGTCCGCTCTCTGATCGGCAAGGGCAAGTACGCGATCACGCGCTCCGGCCACCTCTACTTCGCCAGGAGGCGCGACGTCGAGGTGCAGGGCGTGAGGCTGCACTGCTACGTCTACGTGGACCAGACCAACGCCACGCCGCGCTTCGCCAGGTGGCTGGACAAGAACCAGGAGAGGTTCGACGGGATGTCGCTCGCCGAGAAGGACTGGGAGACCGTGCGGCAGGGCTACTTCGTGCTGATGTCCACCAAGGTCGCGACGCCCCGCGAGATCCTGGACGAGTACTTCTGCCGCACCGAGATCGAGGGCGTCTTCAAGACCAGCAAGGACTACCTGGGCCTGCTGCCGCTGCGCAAGTGGAGCGACCTCACCGTGCGCGGCAAGATCCTCGCCGACATCATCGGCACCATCGTGGTGCTCAGGATGCGCAAGGCGCTCGCCGGGGCCGACGTCTCCCTCACCGAGGTATGGGGCAAGGCCAGGTCGCTGTCCTGCTACACCAACGCCGACGGCAGGGTCGTGGTCGAGACGCCGTCGAGGCAGGTCCGCGAGTACTACAAGGCGCTCGGGGTGAAGGTGCCCTCGTCAATCGACGTCAGGGAATTCGACCGTGACGTCCTCGGCCTGGAGCTGTAG
- a CDS encoding cell division protein SepF: MGFLDNLRNRLRPQEDDYDDYYDDYDDRQDSRSSRRRDERETSGVLGNTRRPEAESVSVYTRSGRPVAQQQGENPNARAYTARTRDYEDDYRAPAPTVRNNRGYATREREYATRERDERGYGYQDYSQDETSSIATRGESVLGNTTGGHTPGDIGLKPIPRQSSSGKLPPYVIKPASYDDVQMVVRRVRTGQPVVLAFRNTNIETAKRVLDFCFGLSCGVNGTVDELGDRVFVVLPEGIELSQQDIDKLVQDGTIER, translated from the coding sequence ATGGGTTTTCTCGATAACTTACGCAACAGGCTCCGTCCCCAGGAGGATGACTACGACGACTACTACGACGACTACGATGATAGGCAGGACAGCCGGTCTTCCCGTCGCCGTGACGAGCGCGAGACCTCGGGCGTCCTTGGCAACACGCGTCGTCCCGAGGCGGAGAGCGTCTCGGTGTACACACGCTCCGGCAGGCCAGTGGCGCAGCAGCAGGGCGAGAATCCCAACGCACGGGCCTACACGGCGCGAACCCGGGACTACGAAGACGACTACCGTGCGCCCGCCCCGACGGTTCGTAACAATCGTGGATATGCAACGCGTGAGCGAGAGTACGCGACGCGCGAGCGCGACGAGCGCGGGTACGGATACCAAGACTACTCGCAGGACGAGACGTCCTCCATCGCGACGCGCGGCGAGTCGGTTCTCGGCAACACTACGGGAGGCCATACGCCGGGAGACATCGGCCTCAAGCCGATTCCGCGCCAGAGCAGCTCGGGAAAGCTTCCTCCGTACGTTATCAAGCCCGCCTCCTATGATGACGTCCAGATGGTCGTCAGGCGTGTTCGCACCGGCCAGCCCGTTGTCCTCGCGTTCAGGAACACCAACATCGAGACCGCCAAGCGCGTGCTCGACTTCTGCTTTGGACTCTCTTGTGGGGTCAATGGGACAGTAGATGAGCTGGGAGATCGCGTATTCGTTGTACTTCCAGAGGGCATCGAGCTCTCGCAACAGGACATCGACAAGCTCGTTCAGGACGGGACGATAGAAAGGTAG
- a CDS encoding YggS family pyridoxal phosphate-dependent enzyme: MRGNEQTELDSFLVERRKAICERMAAAARRAGRSPDEVTMLAVSKTVGPKEVVLAWKAGYRAFGENRPQELKRKLEGIEAYPELRGARFDMIGNLQTNKINQVIGKVSLIHSVSSVHLAQSISKRAAARGLRCDVLLEVNVSGEKSKAGFSPEELRGAMDQLMGLDGIAVRGLMTMAPAHDADGARRTFCGLRELAEALRADTGLGLEVLSSGMSDDFHIAIEEGSTLVRLGRIVFDPGYELR; the protein is encoded by the coding sequence ATGAGAGGCAACGAGCAGACTGAGCTTGATAGCTTCCTTGTCGAGAGGCGAAAGGCCATCTGTGAGCGCATGGCAGCAGCCGCGAGGAGGGCAGGCCGTAGCCCCGATGAGGTGACCATGCTCGCGGTCTCGAAGACGGTGGGACCGAAGGAGGTCGTGCTGGCCTGGAAGGCGGGCTACCGGGCCTTTGGTGAGAACAGGCCCCAGGAGCTCAAGCGCAAGCTTGAGGGCATCGAGGCGTACCCAGAGCTGCGAGGCGCGCGCTTCGATATGATAGGCAATCTCCAGACCAACAAGATCAACCAGGTCATCGGCAAGGTCTCGCTCATCCACTCGGTGTCGTCCGTGCATCTCGCGCAGTCCATATCTAAGCGTGCCGCAGCGCGTGGCTTGCGCTGCGACGTGCTCCTTGAGGTCAACGTGAGCGGCGAAAAGTCCAAGGCCGGCTTCTCGCCAGAGGAGCTTCGGGGGGCTATGGATCAGCTCATGGGGCTTGATGGCATTGCCGTGAGGGGACTCATGACAATGGCGCCGGCCCATGACGCCGACGGTGCCCGCAGGACGTTTTGCGGCCTGCGCGAGCTGGCGGAGGCACTGAGGGCCGATACGGGCCTTGGGCTCGAGGTCCTCTCCTCGGGCATGAGCGACGACTTCCACATCGCGATAGAGGAGGGCTCTACCTTGGTCAGGTTGGGCAGGATAGTCTTCGATCCAGGGTACGAGCTGCGATAG
- a CDS encoding YggT family protein translates to MGWILLKLIDAYVTVIIIWAILSWVPYRPGGPTESVRKGLGAVVEPYIGIFRRFLPPMGGIDCSPVLAIIVLEFIGRALARF, encoded by the coding sequence ATGGGATGGATACTATTGAAGCTGATAGACGCCTATGTGACCGTCATCATCATCTGGGCCATCTTAAGTTGGGTCCCCTATCGACCGGGAGGACCCACGGAGAGCGTCCGTAAGGGACTGGGGGCGGTCGTGGAACCCTACATCGGGATCTTCAGGCGCTTTTTGCCTCCGATGGGAGGCATCGACTGCTCGCCAGTCCTCGCGATTATCGTGCTGGAGTTCATCGGTCGCGCACTTGCGAGGTTTTAG